CATAGCCGTTAAGCAGAGTTGGTATGATCTGAACACGGCCTATGCGGATCGTGAAATAATCATTGGGAGGGTTAAGAGGATAGTGGCGTTCTTCTCACTGGCCCTAAACATTCTCAATATAATCCTGGCGTTTACCTACGTACTGGCTGTCTTGATTTAACCTTACTTCTTTAGTTGTGAGCGTAGTTGATTCAGTTCCTTATCCTTACTCTCAATAACCCTTAGCAACTCCTCCCTCTCCTTCATTAAAGCCTCGTACTTCCTCTTAAGCTCCTGATACTCACTCTCTAGCTTGGAGTAATCCCTAAGCCTACTCTCCAACTCACTCCTCTCCCTGTCCAACTTCTCCCTGAGCTCTATCAAGGTGTTCTCCCTAATGATCAACGCCCTCTGGTAATTCATTAACTCCCTCTCCTTATCAAGGAGCCTCTTCTCCCAATCCACGAGCCTCCTCTCCTCCTCAACGAGCCTCGTCACCAGGGGCTCGAGCTTCTCCACAAGCTCCTTCCTCCTCTTACTAACCTCCTCATCCAGATTCTTAAGTGCCGCCTCCCTC
This sequence is a window from Vulcanisaeta thermophila. Protein-coding genes within it:
- a CDS encoding C4-dicarboxylate ABC transporter permease encodes the protein MAFPKLLTISMALTLLTYFILLSSLAGTYLIVRGFIMGITVLILTFISFFTSFIAVKQSWYDLNTAYADREIIIGRVKRIVAFFSLALNILNIILAFTYVLAVLI